The following proteins are encoded in a genomic region of Cryptomeria japonica chromosome 11, Sugi_1.0, whole genome shotgun sequence:
- the LOC131049489 gene encoding uncharacterized protein LOC131049489 — protein MLKQLHLPITRCLAQVPKQTNIAYDNNEQFPSELLLSLNEQVMLIANLWIQAGLVNGSLGQIRSIVYDTDSKPPDLQKYVLVEFKNYYGPHWDNANPKFVPIPPITRGSRTQVPLAMAWALTIHKSQGLTLDKATVDIGKVEKQGLTFTAVSRVKSLHDLRIDPPFTFERYSKLQSNAYTTIRKKEENRLAALSNQISTSPPHQQL, from the coding sequence ATGTTAAAACAATTGCACTTGCCTATTACACGATGTCTCGCTCAGGTTCCAAAGCAAACAAACATTGCATATGATAATAATGAGCAATTCCCTTCAGAATTACTCCTCTCCCTTAATGAACAAGTTATGTTAATTGCTAATCTATGGATACAAGCTGGTTTGGTCAATGGATCATTAGGACAAATCAGATCCATTGTCTATGATACAGATTCTAAACCTCCTGACTTGCAAAAGTACGTGCTCGTTGAATTCAAAAATTATTATGGGCCACATTGGGACAATGCAAATCCAAAGTTTGTCCCTATACCACCTATCACTCGAGGCAGCCGCACTCAAGTCCCCCTTGCAATGGCTTGGGCTCTTACTATTCACAAATCCCAAGGCCTCACTTTGGACAAAGCAACAGTCGACATTGGCAAGGTTGAAAAACAAGGGCTGACCTTCACTGCAGTCTCACGAGTGAAGTCTCTTCATGATCTAAGAATAGACCCGCCTTTCACTTTTGAAAGATACTCAAAATTACAAAGCAATGCTTATACAACTATCAGGAAAAAAGAAGAAAACAGATTGGCTGCTCTCTCCAATCAGATTTCTACATCGCCTCCCCACCAACAGCTCTAA